In a genomic window of Variovorax paradoxus:
- a CDS encoding transglutaminase family protein, producing MSIHAALHHVTHYKYDRLVQLGPQVVRLRPAPHCRSNVISYSLRVEPAEHFVNWMQDPFANYQARLVFPEKTREFKVTVDLVVEMAVYNPFDFFLEPQAENFPFKYTPSQAEELAPYLVTEEPTPLLAAYLDKIDRKEQRTIDFLVGINQQVQQDVNYLIRMEPGVQTPEETLTNGSGSCRDSGWLLVQLLRHCGLAARFVSGYLIQLTPDVKALDGPSGTTVDFTDLHAWCEVFLPGAGWIGLDATSGLLAGEGHIPLACTPTPSSAAPIEGGVDESKVEFGHDMKVTRIYESPRVTKPYTEEQWAEVLALGDAVDKRLQAGDVRLTMGGEPTYVATSDRDAPEWNTDALGPTKRGYATELVHKLRAEYGQGGFLHFGQGKWYPGEQLPRWALSIFWRADGQTLWHDPELFADERFPTHYTSEDARRFTSLLARKLGLTDRYVQPGFEDIYYYLWRERRLPVNVDPFDSKLDDELERVRLRRVFTQKLDAVIGYMLPIEPGNANRDAPALDGPAWKTGPWFLRDDRLYLIPGDSPMGYRLPLDSQPWASKGDYPYLIERDPTAARDALPSAADYRARYTVGATGGSGADLGAVPYAFGTPAAVPAALRMQGPGTGTGEGPGDGSAADSDADATLDTAATRQPLRGESAHWVTRTALCVEVRDPRRANGPAAEKKGSASGVLYVFMPPLARLEDYLDLVAAVEATARELGVRIVMEGYPPPRDPRLKMLQVTPDPGVIEVNIHPAHNWKELVDHTEFLYQAAFETRLSAEKFMTDGRHTGTGGGNHFVMGGATPADSPFLRRPELLASLLLYWHNHPSLSYLFSGMFIGPTSQAPRVDEARNDQVYELEIALKEIAKNRELYGQHMPAWLVDRTLRNILIDVSGNTHRSEFCIDKLYSPDSSTGRLGLLELRAFEMPPHARMSIAQQLLIRALVARFWDEPYKAPVTRWGTELHDRFLLPTFVRMDFDDVISEMRQAGFAFDPDWFAPHFEFRFPLVGQVQAMGVELSLRNALEPWHVMGEEGSAGGTVRYVDSSLERIEVRVTGLNESRHVVTVNGRVLPLQPTGVAGEFVAGVRYKAWNPPSALHPSIKAHAPLTVDLVDTWMKRSLGGCQYFVAHPGGRNYETFPVNAYEAESRRMSRFTRTGHTPGLMRTPAATIEVPGSREFPFTLDLRR from the coding sequence ATGTCCATCCACGCCGCGCTCCACCACGTCACCCACTACAAATACGACCGCCTGGTGCAACTCGGCCCGCAGGTCGTCCGGCTCCGGCCGGCGCCGCATTGCCGCAGCAACGTCATCTCGTACTCGCTGCGCGTCGAACCGGCGGAGCACTTCGTCAACTGGATGCAGGACCCGTTCGCCAACTACCAGGCGCGGCTCGTGTTCCCCGAGAAAACGCGCGAGTTCAAGGTCACGGTCGACCTCGTGGTCGAGATGGCGGTCTACAACCCCTTCGACTTCTTCCTCGAGCCGCAGGCCGAGAACTTCCCGTTCAAGTACACGCCCTCGCAGGCCGAGGAGCTCGCGCCCTATCTCGTCACCGAGGAACCCACGCCACTGCTCGCGGCCTACCTCGACAAGATCGACCGCAAGGAACAGCGCACCATCGACTTCCTGGTCGGCATCAACCAGCAGGTGCAGCAGGACGTCAACTACCTGATCCGCATGGAGCCCGGCGTGCAGACGCCGGAAGAAACGCTCACCAACGGCAGCGGTTCCTGCCGCGACTCGGGCTGGCTGCTGGTGCAGCTGCTGCGCCACTGCGGCCTGGCCGCGCGCTTCGTCTCGGGCTACCTGATCCAGCTCACGCCCGACGTGAAGGCGCTCGACGGCCCGAGCGGCACCACGGTCGACTTCACCGACCTGCACGCCTGGTGCGAGGTGTTCCTGCCGGGCGCCGGATGGATCGGCCTCGACGCCACCTCGGGGCTTCTGGCCGGCGAGGGCCACATCCCGCTGGCCTGCACGCCCACGCCCTCGAGCGCGGCGCCCATCGAGGGCGGCGTCGACGAGTCGAAGGTCGAGTTCGGCCATGACATGAAGGTCACGCGCATCTACGAATCGCCGCGCGTGACCAAGCCCTACACCGAGGAGCAATGGGCCGAGGTGCTGGCGCTGGGCGACGCGGTCGACAAGCGCCTGCAGGCCGGCGACGTGCGCCTCACGATGGGCGGCGAGCCCACCTACGTGGCCACCAGCGACCGCGACGCGCCCGAGTGGAACACCGACGCGCTCGGCCCCACCAAGCGCGGCTATGCCACCGAGCTGGTCCACAAGCTGCGCGCCGAGTACGGCCAGGGCGGCTTCCTGCACTTCGGCCAGGGCAAGTGGTACCCGGGCGAGCAACTGCCGCGCTGGGCGCTGTCGATCTTCTGGCGCGCCGACGGCCAGACGCTGTGGCACGACCCCGAGCTGTTCGCCGACGAACGCTTCCCGACCCACTACACCAGCGAGGACGCGCGCCGCTTCACCAGCCTGCTGGCGCGCAAGCTCGGCCTGACCGACCGCTACGTGCAGCCGGGCTTCGAGGACATCTACTACTACCTCTGGCGCGAACGCCGCCTGCCCGTCAACGTCGACCCCTTCGACTCGAAGCTCGACGACGAACTCGAACGCGTGCGCCTGCGCCGCGTGTTCACGCAGAAGCTCGACGCGGTGATCGGCTACATGCTGCCGATCGAGCCCGGCAACGCGAACCGCGACGCGCCCGCGCTCGACGGCCCGGCCTGGAAGACCGGCCCCTGGTTCCTGCGCGACGACCGGCTCTACCTGATCCCCGGCGATTCGCCGATGGGCTACCGCCTGCCGCTCGACTCGCAACCCTGGGCCAGCAAGGGCGACTACCCCTACCTGATCGAGCGCGACCCGACCGCGGCGCGCGACGCGCTGCCGAGCGCGGCCGACTACCGCGCGCGCTACACCGTGGGCGCGACCGGCGGCAGCGGTGCCGACCTGGGCGCCGTGCCCTATGCCTTCGGCACGCCCGCGGCCGTGCCCGCCGCGCTGCGCATGCAGGGGCCGGGGACCGGCACCGGCGAGGGCCCGGGCGACGGCAGTGCTGCCGATTCCGATGCCGACGCCACCCTCGACACCGCCGCCACGCGCCAGCCGCTGCGCGGCGAGTCGGCCCACTGGGTCACGCGCACCGCGCTGTGCGTCGAGGTGCGCGACCCGCGCCGCGCCAACGGCCCGGCGGCCGAGAAGAAGGGCAGCGCCTCGGGCGTGCTCTACGTCTTCATGCCGCCGCTGGCGCGCCTCGAGGACTACCTCGACCTGGTCGCCGCCGTCGAAGCCACCGCGCGCGAACTCGGCGTGCGCATCGTGATGGAAGGCTACCCGCCGCCGCGCGATCCGCGCCTGAAGATGCTGCAGGTCACGCCCGACCCCGGCGTGATCGAGGTCAACATCCATCCGGCCCACAACTGGAAGGAACTGGTCGACCACACCGAATTCCTCTACCAGGCCGCGTTCGAGACCCGGCTGTCGGCCGAGAAGTTCATGACCGACGGCCGCCACACCGGCACCGGCGGCGGCAACCACTTCGTGATGGGCGGCGCCACGCCGGCCGACAGCCCCTTCCTGCGCCGGCCCGAGCTGCTGGCCAGCCTGCTGCTGTACTGGCACAACCATCCGTCGCTGAGCTACCTGTTCTCGGGCATGTTCATCGGCCCGACCAGCCAGGCGCCGCGCGTCGACGAAGCGCGCAACGACCAGGTCTACGAGCTCGAGATCGCGCTCAAGGAGATCGCGAAGAACCGCGAGCTCTACGGCCAGCACATGCCGGCCTGGCTGGTCGACCGCACGCTGCGCAACATCCTGATCGACGTCTCGGGCAACACGCACCGCAGCGAGTTCTGCATCGACAAGCTCTACTCGCCCGACTCCAGCACCGGCCGCCTCGGCCTGCTCGAGCTGCGCGCCTTCGAGATGCCGCCGCATGCGCGCATGAGCATCGCGCAGCAGCTGCTGATCCGCGCGCTGGTGGCGCGCTTCTGGGACGAACCCTACAAGGCGCCCGTCACGCGCTGGGGCACCGAGCTGCACGACCGCTTCCTGCTGCCGACCTTCGTCAGGATGGACTTCGACGACGTCATCAGCGAGATGCGCCAGGCCGGCTTCGCCTTCGATCCCGACTGGTTCGCGCCGCACTTCGAGTTCCGCTTCCCGCTCGTGGGCCAGGTGCAGGCGATGGGCGTCGAGCTCTCGCTGCGCAACGCGCTCGAGCCCTGGCACGTGATGGGCGAGGAAGGCTCGGCCGGCGGCACGGTGCGCTACGTCGACTCCTCGCTCGAGCGCATCGAGGTGCGCGTGACCGGCCTCAACGAGAGCCGCCACGTGGTCACCGTCAACGGCCGCGTGCTGCCGCTGCAGCCCACGGGCGTGGCCGGCGAGTTCGTGGCCGGCGTGCGCTACAAGGCCTGGAACCCGCCCTCGGCGCTGCATCCGAGCATCAAGGCCCATGCGCCGCTGACCGTCGACCTGGTCGACACCTGGATGAAGCGCTCGCTGGGCGGCTGCCAGTACTTCGTGGCCCATCCGGGCGGACGCAACTACGAGACCTTCCCGGTCAATGCCTACGAGGCCGAGAGCCGCCGCATGTCGCGCTTCACGCGCACCGGCCACACGCCGGGGCTGATGCGCACGCCGGCCGCCACCATCGAGGTGCCCGGCAGCCGCGAATTCCCGTTCACGCTCGACCTGCGGCGCTGA
- a CDS encoding circularly permuted type 2 ATP-grasp protein: protein MEPLNESLFDAQALDFPAALASALAPAALPGHFDELRGIATPEAPARPAAGPVAPTGPHLHDATAGSQSQSQSQSQTQGGQTQTQAPSAAQRAPAADTAAPAPAAGDKPPLLPPWHAFFEQLGPDGFVDLPRRAVSLERQIRDNGVTYNVYADATHGPQRPWSLDLFPLIVSPESWSQIETGVLQRMRVLDRVMADVYGPQRLLAEGLLPPALVRGHPGYLRALHGVKPPGDTWLHIAAFDLARGPDGNWWVVSQRTQAPSGLGYLLENRLAITRQFPQAFEALHVQRLAATYSAMMDGLQRMCPAGVPPHIALLTPGPYNETYFEHAYLARYLGVTLVEGNDLTVRDQRLYLKTLQGLRPVHGLIKRLDDQFLDPLELRPDSTLGVPGLLQAIRAGNVLVANMPGSAFLESPALLGFLPGLARNLLDEKLLLPALPTWWCGERAALEAVLPQLGDCFIKPTYPGIDGRESFDAVLGRQLGRRELDEWAGRIVREGEAHTVQSYLPLSQMPTWASDLGPGQIAPRAVLLRVFAVSDGAQSWRVLPGGLARLAGPDAQIASMQRGGSSADVWVQTHGEVDRTTLLQPQATPASLARHRAPVTSRAAENMFWLGRYTERAENAVRLARLTLNILGGEDQSSRPLLEWLHRMAARNALVPAGVPSAPQSRRVFERALIAELGDVAQGGSVGYSLRSIRQAAAAVRERLSPDHWNQIVRAEADFLRRAAEQAGEGSFATGAALRSLESASSALSAMTGAQTDRMTRDDAWRLLSIGRHIERLSFLANALLAGFQNHAVHEVSGFEAMVALFDSTITFHARYQQRRDVATLVDLLVLDAENPRSLAWVTQTLRGRIARLAGSAPGKLTALSYELPDPATWTLEHLCDPGPADGEDGPYAALAALLAQCEAAAYHVSDAIGIRYFTLTSESLRSVGA, encoded by the coding sequence GTGGAACCCCTCAACGAATCCCTGTTCGACGCCCAGGCGCTGGATTTTCCGGCCGCCCTGGCGTCGGCGCTCGCCCCGGCCGCCCTGCCCGGCCACTTCGACGAGCTGCGCGGCATCGCGACGCCGGAGGCGCCCGCACGGCCCGCCGCGGGGCCGGTAGCGCCCACGGGACCGCACCTGCACGACGCGACGGCGGGCAGCCAAAGCCAATCCCAGAGCCAATCCCAGACGCAGGGCGGCCAGACCCAGACCCAGGCGCCATCCGCGGCCCAGCGCGCGCCCGCCGCCGACACCGCCGCGCCGGCCCCCGCCGCCGGCGACAAGCCCCCGCTGCTGCCGCCCTGGCATGCCTTCTTCGAACAGCTCGGCCCCGACGGCTTCGTCGACCTGCCGCGGCGCGCGGTCAGCCTGGAGCGCCAGATCCGCGACAACGGCGTCACCTACAACGTCTACGCCGACGCCACCCACGGCCCGCAGCGGCCCTGGTCGCTCGACCTGTTCCCGCTGATCGTCTCGCCCGAGAGCTGGTCGCAGATCGAGACCGGCGTGCTGCAGCGCATGCGCGTGCTCGACCGCGTGATGGCCGACGTCTACGGCCCGCAGCGCCTGCTGGCCGAAGGCCTGCTGCCGCCGGCGCTGGTGCGCGGCCATCCGGGCTACCTGCGCGCGCTGCACGGCGTGAAGCCGCCGGGCGACACCTGGCTGCACATCGCGGCCTTCGACCTCGCGCGCGGCCCCGACGGCAACTGGTGGGTGGTGTCGCAGCGCACCCAGGCGCCCTCGGGCCTGGGCTACCTGCTCGAGAACCGGCTCGCCATCACGCGCCAGTTCCCGCAGGCCTTCGAGGCGCTGCACGTGCAGCGGCTGGCCGCCACCTACAGCGCCATGATGGACGGCCTGCAGCGCATGTGCCCGGCCGGCGTGCCGCCGCACATCGCGCTGCTCACGCCCGGTCCCTACAACGAGACCTACTTCGAGCACGCCTACCTCGCGCGCTACCTGGGCGTCACGCTGGTCGAGGGCAACGACCTCACGGTGCGCGACCAGCGCCTGTACCTCAAGACGCTGCAGGGCCTGCGCCCGGTGCACGGGCTCATCAAGCGGCTCGACGACCAGTTCCTCGATCCGCTCGAGCTGCGCCCCGACTCCACGCTCGGCGTGCCGGGCCTGCTGCAGGCGATCCGCGCGGGCAACGTGCTGGTGGCCAACATGCCGGGCTCGGCCTTTCTCGAGTCGCCGGCGCTGCTGGGCTTCCTGCCCGGCCTGGCGCGCAACCTGCTCGACGAGAAGCTGCTGCTGCCCGCGCTGCCCACCTGGTGGTGCGGCGAGCGCGCGGCGCTCGAGGCCGTGCTGCCGCAGCTCGGCGACTGCTTCATCAAGCCCACCTACCCGGGCATCGACGGCCGCGAGAGCTTCGACGCGGTGCTGGGCCGCCAGCTCGGGCGCCGCGAGCTCGACGAATGGGCCGGGCGCATCGTGCGCGAGGGCGAGGCCCACACGGTGCAGAGCTACCTGCCGCTGTCGCAGATGCCGACCTGGGCCAGCGACCTCGGGCCCGGCCAGATCGCGCCGCGCGCGGTGCTGCTGCGCGTGTTCGCGGTCAGCGACGGCGCGCAGTCGTGGCGCGTGCTGCCCGGCGGGCTGGCGCGACTCGCGGGACCCGATGCGCAGATCGCCTCGATGCAGCGCGGCGGCAGCAGCGCCGACGTCTGGGTGCAGACCCATGGCGAGGTCGACCGCACCACGCTGCTGCAGCCGCAGGCCACGCCGGCCTCGCTGGCGCGGCACCGCGCGCCGGTCACCAGCCGCGCGGCCGAGAACATGTTCTGGCTCGGCCGCTACACCGAGCGTGCCGAGAACGCGGTGCGGCTGGCGCGCCTCACGCTCAACATCCTCGGCGGCGAGGACCAATCCTCGCGCCCGCTGCTCGAATGGCTGCACCGCATGGCGGCGCGCAATGCGCTGGTGCCGGCCGGCGTGCCGAGCGCGCCGCAGTCGCGCCGCGTGTTCGAGCGCGCGCTGATCGCCGAACTCGGCGACGTGGCGCAGGGCGGCAGCGTCGGCTACAGCCTGCGCAGCATCCGCCAGGCCGCGGCCGCGGTGCGCGAGCGGCTCTCGCCCGACCACTGGAACCAGATCGTGCGCGCCGAGGCCGACTTCCTGCGCCGCGCCGCCGAGCAGGCCGGCGAAGGCAGCTTCGCCACCGGCGCGGCGCTGCGCTCGCTCGAATCGGCGAGTTCGGCGCTGTCGGCCATGACCGGCGCGCAGACCGACCGCATGACACGCGACGATGCCTGGCGGCTGCTGTCGATCGGCCGCCACATCGAGCGCCTGAGCTTCCTCGCCAACGCGCTGCTCGCGGGTTTCCAGAACCACGCGGTGCACGAGGTCAGCGGCTTCGAGGCCATGGTCGCGCTGTTCGACAGCACCATCACCTTCCATGCGCGCTACCAGCAGCGCCGCGACGTCGCCACGCTGGTCGACCTGCTGGTGCTCGACGCCGAGAATCCGCGCTCGCTGGCCTGGGTCACGCAGACCCTGCGCGGGCGCATCGCGCGGCTCGCGGGCAGCGCGCCCGGCAAGCTCACGGCGCTGTCGTACGAGCTGCCCGACCCGGCCACCTGGACGCTCGAGCACCTGTGCGACCCCGGCCCCGCCGACGGCGAGGACGGCCCCTATGCGGCGCTGGCCGCGCTGCTCGCGCAGTGCGAGGCCGCCGCCTACCATGTGTCCGATGCGATCGGCATCCGCTACTTCACGCTGACCTCGGAATCGCTGCGCTCCGTGGGCGCCTGA
- a CDS encoding basic amino acid ABC transporter substrate-binding protein yields the protein MTTIHRRFARAAAGLAAVLALAGCGKQEAAAPAAASAPPAPPAARVLVVGTDAAYTPFESQNEKGEIVGFDIDIVNAVAKKAGLEVKFVNTPWEGIFNTLDQGDRDLLVSAITITPERRQTMDFSQPYFDARQLIAVRSDASVTRFEDLKTLKVGVQNGTTGDEVVGKLLGKSSANIKRFESTPLALKELEAGGVQAVVADNGVVAHYLANNAGAGFKTVSDAGFATEQYGLAVKKGNAELLARLDQGLAGIKADGSYDRIYAAHFGAASK from the coding sequence ATGACCACGATCCATCGCCGCTTCGCACGGGCCGCCGCCGGCCTCGCCGCGGTCCTCGCGCTCGCCGGCTGCGGCAAGCAGGAAGCCGCCGCGCCCGCCGCCGCATCGGCCCCGCCCGCGCCGCCCGCGGCGCGCGTGCTGGTCGTGGGCACCGATGCCGCCTACACGCCCTTCGAATCGCAGAACGAGAAGGGCGAGATCGTGGGCTTCGACATCGACATCGTGAACGCCGTCGCGAAGAAGGCCGGCCTCGAGGTGAAGTTCGTCAACACGCCGTGGGAAGGCATCTTCAACACGCTCGACCAGGGCGACCGCGACCTGCTGGTGTCGGCCATCACCATCACGCCCGAGCGCCGCCAGACCATGGACTTCTCGCAGCCCTACTTCGACGCGCGCCAGCTGATCGCGGTCCGGAGCGACGCGAGCGTGACCCGCTTCGAGGACCTGAAGACGCTCAAGGTCGGCGTGCAGAACGGCACCACCGGCGACGAGGTGGTCGGCAAGCTGCTGGGCAAATCGAGCGCGAACATCAAGCGCTTCGAATCGACGCCGCTCGCGCTCAAGGAGCTCGAGGCCGGCGGCGTGCAGGCTGTCGTGGCCGACAACGGCGTGGTCGCGCACTACCTCGCGAACAACGCGGGCGCGGGCTTCAAGACCGTGAGCGATGCCGGCTTCGCGACCGAGCAGTACGGCCTCGCCGTGAAGAAGGGCAACGCCGAGCTGCTCGCCAGGCTTGACCAGGGCCTGGCCGGGATCAAGGCCGACGGCAGCTACGACCGCATCTACGCCGCGCACTTCGGCGCCGCGTCGAAATAG
- a CDS encoding transglutaminase family protein, with the protein MRLHVTHETRYEYAPPVETAQHLAHLRPLATPSQRLVSHRLAIEPAPAQRVEQADLYGNVRAFFALDTTHDSLVVTAESVVETSEPVLSSAVARELPWESVRERFRFRKDALFDPASEFVFPSPYVPRHDDFVAYARASFAPGRPTFDVAMDLTERIHRDFDYDADSTEINTPAAEALAQRKGVCQDFAHIMIACFRGMGLPARYVSGYLLTQPAPGQPRLIGADASHAWVSVYLPGEGDGPDSAGDWADFDPTNGRQPGEDYVTLAIGRDYSDVSPMRGVLHGGARHTLHVGVTVQPVDELESPQAPGGAGPSAATSPTIAASPVQTPVDSPQPPSARPPSPPSHQEPSS; encoded by the coding sequence ATGCGACTCCACGTCACCCACGAAACCCGCTACGAGTACGCGCCGCCGGTCGAGACCGCGCAACACCTCGCGCACCTGCGGCCGCTGGCCACGCCCTCGCAGCGGCTCGTGAGCCACCGGCTCGCGATCGAGCCCGCGCCCGCGCAGCGCGTCGAGCAGGCCGACCTCTACGGCAACGTGCGCGCCTTCTTCGCGCTCGACACCACGCACGACAGCCTGGTGGTCACGGCCGAGAGCGTGGTCGAGACCTCGGAGCCCGTGCTCTCGAGCGCGGTGGCGCGCGAGCTGCCGTGGGAGTCGGTGCGCGAGCGCTTCCGCTTCCGCAAGGACGCGCTGTTCGACCCGGCCTCGGAGTTCGTCTTCCCCTCGCCCTACGTGCCGCGCCACGACGACTTCGTCGCCTATGCGCGCGCGAGCTTCGCGCCGGGCCGCCCCACCTTCGACGTGGCGATGGACCTGACCGAACGCATCCACCGCGACTTCGACTACGACGCCGACAGCACCGAGATCAACACGCCCGCGGCCGAGGCGCTGGCCCAGCGCAAGGGCGTGTGCCAGGACTTCGCGCACATCATGATCGCGTGCTTCCGCGGCATGGGCCTGCCGGCGCGCTACGTCAGCGGCTACCTGCTGACGCAGCCGGCGCCGGGCCAGCCGCGGCTGATCGGCGCCGATGCCTCGCACGCCTGGGTATCGGTCTACCTGCCGGGCGAAGGCGATGGTCCCGACAGCGCCGGCGACTGGGCCGACTTCGACCCCACCAACGGCCGCCAGCCCGGCGAGGACTACGTGACGCTGGCGATCGGCCGCGACTACTCCGACGTCTCGCCGATGCGCGGCGTGCTGCATGGCGGCGCGCGCCACACGCTGCACGTGGGCGTGACGGTGCAGCCGGTCGACGAGCTCGAGTCGCCACAAGCCCCCGGCGGCGCAGGGCCTTCGGCCGCGACGTCGCCTACGATCGCGGCTTCGCCGGTACAAACGCCGGTCGATTCCCCGCAGCCGCCCTCCGCGCGGCCGCCTTCACCACCGTCTCACCAGGAGCCTTCTTCATGA
- a CDS encoding RidA family protein encodes MSVYDKLSSLGITLPPVSVPAAAYVPFVQTGNLVFLSGHIAKKDGKVWTGQLGADVSTEQGKQAARAVAIDLLGTLHAAVGDLNKVKRIVKVMSLVNSVGSFTEQHLVTNGASELFAEVFGPEKGAHARSAFGVAQIPMGACVEIELIAEIG; translated from the coding sequence ATGAGCGTCTACGACAAGCTTTCCAGCCTCGGCATCACCCTCCCGCCGGTCTCGGTTCCGGCCGCCGCCTACGTGCCTTTCGTGCAGACCGGCAACCTCGTGTTCCTGTCGGGCCACATCGCCAAGAAGGACGGCAAGGTCTGGACCGGCCAGCTCGGCGCCGACGTCAGCACCGAGCAGGGCAAGCAGGCCGCGCGCGCGGTCGCGATCGACCTGCTGGGCACGCTGCACGCCGCCGTGGGCGACCTCAACAAGGTCAAGCGCATCGTCAAGGTGATGAGCCTGGTCAACTCGGTCGGCAGCTTCACCGAGCAGCACCTCGTGACCAACGGCGCGAGCGAACTGTTCGCCGAAGTGTTCGGTCCCGAGAAGGGCGCGCATGCACGCAGCGCCTTCGGCGTGGCGCAGATCCCGATGGGCGCCTGCGTCGAGATCGAGCTGATCGCGGAGATCGGCTGA
- a CDS encoding cytochrome C, with protein sequence MAAAADEIPAPLREPVARYACLSCHGMVRKQVGPGFAQIAARYRNDPEAPARLADKLRDGSVGAWGRVIMPRQPHMSLDESRRLAQWVLSQPSPP encoded by the coding sequence CTGGCGGCCGCGGCCGACGAGATCCCGGCGCCGCTGCGCGAGCCGGTCGCGCGCTATGCCTGCCTCAGTTGCCATGGCATGGTGCGCAAGCAGGTGGGCCCGGGCTTCGCGCAGATCGCGGCGCGTTACCGCAACGACCCCGAGGCCCCGGCCCGGCTCGCCGACAAGCTGCGCGACGGCAGCGTCGGCGCCTGGGGTCGCGTCATCATGCCGCGCCAGCCCCACATGAGCCTCGACGAATCGCGCCGGCTCGCGCAGTGGGTGCTGTCGCAGCCCTCCCCGCCCTGA
- a CDS encoding Rieske 2Fe-2S domain-containing protein codes for MTDALLICDALPESRDAVKFKAPGRGPAFVVRWQGRVHGYLNQCAHVGGPIDFEGQVLERSGRFLMCARHGAIYEPDTGLCVGGPCKGARLVPLAVEESADGKVWLRSA; via the coding sequence ATGACCGATGCATTGCTGATCTGCGACGCGCTGCCCGAATCCCGCGACGCGGTGAAGTTCAAGGCGCCGGGCCGCGGCCCGGCCTTCGTCGTGCGCTGGCAGGGCCGTGTCCATGGCTACCTCAACCAGTGCGCGCACGTGGGCGGACCGATCGATTTCGAGGGCCAGGTGCTCGAGCGTTCGGGCCGCTTCCTGATGTGCGCGCGGCACGGCGCGATCTACGAGCCCGACACGGGCTTGTGCGTGGGCGGTCCCTGCAAGGGCGCTCGCCTCGTTCCCCTGGCGGTGGAAGAATCGGCTGACGGCAAGGTCTGGCTGCGCTCGGCCTGA